The following coding sequences are from one Microbacterium sp. SORGH_AS_0969 window:
- a CDS encoding cysteine desulfurase family protein: MQVYLDHAATTPLRAEARDAWLAAHEVLGNPSSIHGAGQAARRLLEDARDELARVLRCQPIEIVFTSGGTEAANLALKGLWWARPHGADTVVLPDGEHHATLDVIGWLASAEGADVRAVALDHAGRIGTDAFAAALPGAALATALVANNEVGTVQDAANLASVASAAGVPLHLDAVSALGQVPIDFAGWRGAGTASGGLAALSVSAHKVGGPVGVGAAVVSRHATLTPLVHGGGQQRGLRAGTQDVAGAAAFAAAATAAEAERESETRRLSALRDRLIDGISRSIPEARLLGDPVNRLPGNAHVLFPDAAGETLLFLLDMAGVAVSTGSACQAGVAERSHVVLALGLGERAARSVLRFTLGRTSTAADVDAVLTLLPDAYARAVASGARSGQAS; this comes from the coding sequence ATGCAGGTCTACCTCGATCACGCAGCGACCACTCCACTGCGCGCAGAAGCCCGTGATGCCTGGCTGGCCGCCCACGAGGTGCTGGGCAACCCGTCCTCGATCCACGGTGCCGGCCAAGCTGCGCGGCGCCTGCTCGAGGACGCCCGCGACGAGCTCGCGCGCGTCCTGCGGTGCCAACCGATCGAGATCGTCTTCACCTCCGGAGGTACCGAGGCGGCGAACCTCGCCCTGAAGGGACTGTGGTGGGCGCGTCCTCACGGAGCCGACACCGTGGTCCTCCCCGACGGAGAGCACCACGCCACGCTCGACGTCATCGGCTGGCTCGCGTCCGCTGAGGGCGCCGACGTCCGGGCGGTAGCTCTGGACCATGCGGGACGCATCGGCACCGACGCCTTCGCCGCCGCCCTCCCCGGCGCGGCGCTCGCGACGGCCCTCGTGGCGAACAACGAGGTCGGGACGGTGCAGGATGCCGCAAACCTGGCGTCCGTGGCATCCGCGGCCGGAGTGCCCCTCCATCTCGACGCGGTCTCGGCCCTCGGACAGGTCCCGATCGATTTCGCCGGCTGGCGGGGGGCGGGCACGGCGAGCGGCGGCCTGGCCGCGCTGTCGGTGTCGGCGCACAAGGTCGGTGGTCCCGTCGGCGTCGGAGCGGCCGTGGTGTCGCGCCACGCGACCCTGACGCCTCTGGTGCACGGCGGGGGACAACAGCGGGGGCTCCGCGCCGGTACCCAGGACGTCGCCGGGGCGGCCGCCTTCGCGGCGGCGGCCACCGCCGCCGAGGCCGAACGTGAGAGCGAGACGCGGCGACTGAGCGCCCTGCGCGATCGGCTGATCGACGGCATCAGTCGTTCGATTCCCGAGGCTCGGCTGCTGGGCGACCCCGTCAACCGGCTTCCCGGGAATGCGCACGTCCTGTTTCCGGATGCCGCGGGCGAGACGCTGCTGTTCCTCCTCGACATGGCGGGGGTCGCGGTTTCCACCGGGTCGGCGTGCCAGGCCGGAGTCGCCGAGCGGTCTCACGTCGTCCTGGCGCTGGGGCTGGGGGAGCGCGCGGCGCGTTCGGTGCTTCGTTTCACCCTTGGACGCACCTCCACCGCGGCGGACGTCGATGCGGTCCTCACCCTGCTTCCGGACGCCTACGCCCGGGCTGTGGCATCCGGAGCCCGTTCAGGTCAGGCTTCGTAG
- the mnmA gene encoding tRNA 2-thiouridine(34) synthase MnmA, which produces MRVLAAMSGGVDSAVAAARAVDAGHDVVGVHLALSRAGGTLRAGSRGCCTIEDAMDARRAADRLGMPFYVWDFSERFRDDVIDDFVAEYRAGRTPNPCMRCNEKIKFAALLERAIELGFDAVCTGHYATLVDTPEGRELHRASDNAKDQSYVLGVLTAEQLAHTYFPLGSTPSKALVRAEAEERGLTVAQKPDSHDICFIPDGDTRGWLADKVGAEKGEILDRSGAVVGTHDGAHAFTVGQRRGLQLGVPAADGKPRFVLEVRPVNNTVVVGPKEALACAEIAGERFTWAGRAPSATSFSCDVQIRAHADPVPALASLEDGMLTVRPAVPFDGVAPGQTAVLYDGTRVIGQFTIDRTVSAVPVEV; this is translated from the coding sequence ATGCGAGTTCTGGCGGCGATGAGCGGTGGCGTCGATTCCGCGGTGGCGGCGGCGCGTGCCGTCGACGCGGGCCACGACGTCGTCGGCGTGCACCTGGCGCTCTCGCGCGCGGGCGGCACGCTCCGTGCGGGGAGCCGCGGATGCTGCACGATCGAGGACGCGATGGACGCGCGACGCGCGGCAGACAGGCTCGGGATGCCGTTCTACGTCTGGGACTTCTCCGAGCGGTTCCGCGACGACGTGATCGACGATTTCGTCGCGGAGTACCGTGCGGGTCGGACACCCAACCCCTGCATGCGATGCAACGAGAAGATCAAGTTCGCCGCGCTCCTCGAGCGCGCGATCGAGCTCGGGTTCGACGCCGTCTGCACCGGGCACTACGCCACCCTCGTCGACACGCCGGAAGGACGCGAGCTGCACCGGGCATCGGACAACGCCAAGGACCAGTCGTACGTCCTGGGCGTGCTGACGGCCGAACAGCTCGCTCACACCTACTTCCCGCTGGGCTCGACCCCGTCGAAGGCGCTCGTGCGCGCCGAGGCGGAGGAGCGCGGCCTGACGGTGGCGCAGAAGCCCGACAGCCACGACATCTGCTTCATCCCCGACGGTGACACCCGCGGCTGGCTCGCTGACAAGGTCGGCGCCGAGAAGGGCGAGATCCTCGACCGTTCGGGAGCCGTGGTGGGCACTCACGACGGAGCTCACGCGTTCACCGTCGGCCAGCGCCGAGGGCTGCAGCTGGGCGTTCCCGCCGCCGACGGCAAGCCGAGGTTCGTGCTCGAGGTGCGTCCGGTGAACAACACCGTGGTGGTCGGCCCGAAGGAGGCGCTGGCCTGCGCCGAGATCGCGGGGGAGCGTTTCACGTGGGCGGGGCGCGCGCCGTCGGCGACGTCGTTCTCGTGCGACGTGCAGATCCGCGCCCACGCCGATCCGGTTCCCGCTCTCGCGTCGCTGGAGGACGGGATGCTGACGGTGCGGCCCGCGGTTCCGTTCGACGGGGTGGCGCCGGGTCAGACGGCGGTGCTCTACGACGGCACGCGCGTGATCGGGCAGTTCACGATCGACCGGACCGTGTCGGCGGTGCCGGTCGAGGTCTGA